CCAGacacctctctttcctgtcccttACCCAGTTATGTGGCTACACCCCTGGCTGGCCTCCTGAATGTTAAGGAGAAAACCCGACTGCGGGCGCCTCCCAATGCCACCTTAGAGCACTTCTACCTGACCAGCGGCAAGCAGCCCAAGCAGGTATGAGCTGCAGATGACTCTGGGAGTTGCTGGGTTTGGGTGGGTCagggtttgaatgcttggtctggAAGGTGAGGACTTGGCAGAGGGTTGGCCTGACTCAGGTTATTATGGGGAGAGGTTAAGTAGAATGGAGGTACTGCTGATCTGAGGGCTGAATAGAATGGTCTCATTATGCCTAGGTGGAGGTAGAACTTTTGTCTCGGCAGAGTGGGCTCTCTGGACGCCAGGTAGAACGCTGGTTCCGCCGCCGCCGCAACCAGGACAGGCCCAGTCTTCTCAAGAAGTTCCGAGAATCCAGGTAGGGGAAGTTGGGGCACATGAAGCTGGGGTGGCACAGTTATGTTTTCTCTTGCTGGGAGGAGAGAGCTGTGGTATGCAGAAGAGGTGAGGGTACCTTGAGAGGGTGTCTGGGGGCAGTGAGAAACTATTGATCCTCTCACTTTGCTTCCTCTTGCAGCTGGAGATTCACATATTACCTAATTGCCTTTGTTGTTGGCATGgctgtcactgtggatgtgagtACTGGGAAGTGGGAGCACATCCTTTAAGATGGGGTAAAGCCATAGGATGTGTATGAGTCCTtcctttaatttctctctttgcAGAAACCCTGGTTCTATGACTTGAGAAAAGTTTGGGAGGGATATCCCATACAGGTATGAGAAACACTCCCTTATGTAGGAGTGTTCTATGGCACACACTACCCCCTTAAGGGTTTCATGAGTACATGGCAGAGGACGATCATGAATGAAGACTATCTTGAGGGGCTAGAAGTGATGAGTTTGGAGGTGTGTCCCTTAGGTCTAATGGTTCTGGGAGTCCTtacccctctttcctctcccagagCATCATCCCTTCTCAGTATTGGTACTACATGATTGAACTTTCCTTCTACTGGTCCCTGCTCTTCAGCATTGCCTTTGATGTCAAGCGGAAGGTGGGTGAAGAGACTCCCCTTTGACTTCTTGGGGATCTGGGCAGAGCTGCTGGGATGTGGGGAAGAAAAGttgagggggaggaagaaggaacaaTGAACAGGGAAGAGTCCCTTGGAGCCTCTCTTTTCTGCAGGATTTCAAGGAACAGATCATCCACCATGTGGCCACCATCattctcctctgcttctcctgGTTTGCCAATTACGTGCGGGCAGGGACCCTCATCATGGCTCTGCATGACTCTTCTGACTACCTGCTGGAGGTTAGGCTTCCGCACAGTAGAGGCCCCAGTCCAGGTCCCCTTGTCCCTCATCTTCTAGGGGATTGAGAGGGTATCGACAGTGCTGCTAGCCACATGCACATACTAATGTCTATGGGAGTCAAGAGCCCAGGTAACAGATGGGACTGTTTCCACAGTCGGCCAAGATGTTTAACTACGCGGGATGGAAAAACACCTGCAACAACCTCTTCATTGTGTTCGCCATCGTTTTCATCATCACTCGGCTGGTTATCATGCCCTTCTGGTGAGTAGGTGCTCAGGCTCCTGCCCTTTTCATCACCTCAAGCTTTCACCCACGGCCATGTTTAAAATTTGCCCTTAAATCCTCAGGATCCTACGCTGCACAATGATCTACCCACTGGAGCTCTACCCTGCCTTCTTTGGCTATTACTTCTTCAATGCCATGATGGCAGTGTTACAGATGCTCCATATCTTCTGGGCATACTTAATTCTGCGCATGGCCCACAAGTTCATAACTGGAAAGGTGAGGAAGGCCCTTTGTAGCTCTCCAAATTCCTTGTCAGGCTGGCAACTCTCTTAAAAAAGTATGAAGGTTTGGGGGTTAACAGGAAACTTAGAGGCAGCCGGCCCTTGGATACTGAAGGATTCATAACCCTCTTTGTCCTTTTTCACAGATGATAGAAGATGAACGCAGCGACAGAGAAGAAACGGAGAGTTCAGAGGGGGAGGAGGCTGCAGCTGGGGCAGGAGCAAAGAGCCGGCTCCTAGCTAATGGCCACCCCATCCTCAATAACAATCATCCTAAGAATGACTGAACCATTGTCCTAGCTGCCTCCCACATCAATACATGAGGCCAAGAAACTAGCCAAGCCTCCCTTTAGGGGCACTGGAGGTCTGGGGAGAAAGGATAGGAGGGTGGTCCACGTTGACCTCTCCAGGTAGAAAGGAGGCTTGGCTACATCCTGTTGAGAGACAGGATGGTCTTATTTCCCTTTCTACCTTCCAAGCTACCCTTTCTCTTGCTAATCCCTCTTCAGCTCTGAGGGTTGGAATCATAATTCACATTCCTCATTCCTAAGACTCCTTGACTTCACGCCAGGGTTGTGCCTTACTGTCCCTTTTCTGGGCCTCATTCTGCCAAAGCTGGACCAAGGTTCCACCTTTCTAAGCTTTCTAAGCTTCCTAGCTCAGGCCAAAAATGAAAGCTGAGCTACTTTTAACTTTTTCCCTTCCTTAAATACAAGTCAATTAAACGAAGAAGGGTATACATGCCTCtcactctaccacagggaccaTGGTTCCTAGGATCTCACTGccttccttctctggcctccctttcccctcccttctgctAAGACAAGCTGGTGTGGAGTAGAAGGGCAACTAGTTCTGTTATTTATTGAACATTTGGGGTTTCAGTTGTAAAGTCAGAACTACAGCTAGGACTTGGCATTTAGGTGAGGGACCATTTCAGACCAAAATgtactgttaatttttttttaattaaagtatattAAAGGTTAAATAAAACATGACTGTGTCAGACTATTAAGACTTGAGAAAGGGGTTAATTTTCTTGGGCTTCCCTCGTGGTTATGCaacatttttttgttaaaaattacaCAGGGCAAATGTAATGACAGTTGCCCACTGGTAAATGACCCTGGAAGATCAAGACAGGACTGAGGAGAAAAGACAAACTACAATCTATTTTATCATCTTGTACAAACCAGGGATGGCAGACTCACAGCCCATGTGAATCATGACCACATAAAGGATGAGAAGGACCTCAGGCTGATGCTAGAGTGGTCATGTCTACCCACCCTAGTGCCTGCTAGCACCACGCTGGGAAAGTCCTGATCTAGAACCCCCATTTCTATACTAGGAGCTGAGGAGAAGCTCAATCAGAGACTTGGGGTCAGAGTTCAACAGTCAGGAAGACCCAGTTCCTGGGGAAAGGACGGTTCAAGGGTTCTCAAAGTGAGGAAGAGTTTTCCTCTAAAGAAGCCGCCCTCTGCATTCAATGGCCCCACAGCAGCACAGCAGCTCCTTGCCCTCCACGCTGCCCACTTCGTAGTTGTAGTCCCAGGTGAGCTCTGTTCCAGCCCGGATTCTCCTGAAATAGGAAAAAGGATGAGTTTAGAGGGTAAGGGTAAAGCCTGATCACAAAGGAAGGTATTCCCTTCACCCCAATTTCCACAGAACTTGCCCCTTCCTCATTATCCCCCTTACTTGCTGGCAAAGAAGGCCACCCAAGGGAAGCGAAGATCATGGGTATCCACAAAAACATTCTGGACAAACAGGTTGGGGCTGCAACTGTGCTGTAAGTTTAAAGATGACAGTCATTCAATAAGGGAAGCATCTGGCTttgtgagaattaaaaaaaaagatctctaTCTGCTCTCTACTCCATTATATACTACGGCAGTGATGTTTTGAAAGAAAGCTACTTCACACTTTGAGATCAACTTATAAGCAAAGGTAGGCTTATACACTATCTTTAAAAAGTTAGGAATTTGAGAGCAGTGGCATAACCCTACACCTAGAGGTGGTTCAGAGTCTCACATTGAGGTAGCGGCCTAGGTTGCCTTCAAGTTTGGCATCAATGATGTAGCAAGACTCTTCACCATCATAGAACTGGCGTGTGTTCTTACGAACTGGTGCGCTCTCCCCCTTGTCCACAGAAGCCATGTTGGTTGATTTAATGGCAATACCATGGGTTGATTTAAGAGCAAAGCCTCGGGTTGATTTTACTGCCACCTGGCGCTTTGTTGgtcctggaaaggaaaaaaaaaaggggtgggggaaggtggtCAGGGATCATCCCAACTCCTCCTAACTAGGCATTCTACCACCTTCACTTTAagtcaggctggtctcaaacttgggatcctcctgtGCCCCCTTTCTCCCAAGTGCAGGAATCATGTTACCACCATGCTCCTCATTTTTATTCCAATGATTGCAGTTCAGGGATAGCAATAAGCTAGCTAAATTCAGGGTAAGACCCTAAATCACTAGCCAGGTGTGGCTGGTGCAGcaggtttttaatcccagcacttggtaggcagaagtaggcagatttcttgagttcaaagctaacctgaTCTATATAAGGAATtctagaacaaccagggctacatagaaattGTCTTGGTGGCGGTGAAGACCATAAGTCACATGGTTTCAGATGAGGTTTCATGTAACTCAGGTGGTCTCAAACCCCACAAGCTTTCTGTTTCAGAGTCTCAGATGCTGGACTACAGGTTTGAGACAccaggctgttttttttttttttaaattaaagattttatttgctgggcggtggtggcgcacgcctttaatcccagcacttgggaggcagaggcaggcggatttctgagttcgaggccaacctgggctacagagtgagttccaggacagccagggctacacagagaaaccctgtctcgaaaaaccaaaaaagaaagaaagaaagaaaaaaaaaaaaagattttatttattttatatatgagtatgctgtagctgtcttcagacacaccagaagaggtcatgagatcccattacagatggttgtgagctacccatgtggttgctgggaattgaactcaggacctctggaagcgcagtcagtgctcttaactgctgagccatctctccagcctcctaggCTGAGCTTTTTTGTCACGCTTTATTAAAAGCATGAATACTTATGTTGAACTAAGGAGCTGAAAAAAGGAAGGGtactgggaagaaaggaaggatatGAAGGCGTTTGTTTAGCTGAGTTGGGAAGTCTGTCTAGCTTTTAGGATCTGaattatttccttcttttaaaagtgtttttcctAGTTTTCCTGTTCCTTCCTACTATATCTAAACATTTTCAGACTACCTGACAAGTTCTTCTTGTCCTCAAAGTCATCACCATCAGAGCCAGAAGAGATGGTCTGGATGTCATCACTGTCAACGGCTGTGGCTGAAGTCTGACCAGCAGTGGGCTTTCGGCTGGTTCCACTTTCCCCTTCACTTTCTGTGCTGCTGGACAGTGTCAGGATATCCTGGGGAGACAGAAAGgtgtgaagaaagaagagaagctaaTGAATGGAAAGGGTGCTTCAAGTAAATGCTTTTACTCATGATTTGGCAAAAGCAGCTATGGCAATAGTAAGATGATGATTATATATTGGAGAACAAAGCACAAAGTCAAAGCCAAAGAGACTTAACAGTCACTCTTGAGGTGGGACTGCTGTGTGCTCCTTTACTTGGACTGAATGAAACAGAAGGCAGGATAAGCATAAGAATGCCACTCACATCAGGGTTTGACTGAGTAGAGGTCACAACTTGCTGGCTCTGGAGCATAGAAATTTTACTAGCTGGTCGGTGAAGCCCTTCAGATTTCATGGGAGGATTGTGTCCATGATTCTGAGAGCCTTCAGTAACACTATGGGAAGGTCAGAGATTGAGAGGGTCAGGTTGCTACTGGCTGTTTCTTAGGCTTCTTTTGTAAGCTTGAGGAGGAGGCAGACTTAGAAGGATGAAAAAGCAAGCACTTACACTGACGTCTTGTTTCGGTCCTCAG
Above is a genomic segment from Arvicanthis niloticus isolate mArvNil1 chromosome 4, mArvNil1.pat.X, whole genome shotgun sequence containing:
- the Cers2 gene encoding ceramide synthase 2 isoform X1, whose translation is MAQTPLCWEWSRSRPLLLEAPGGPACVLGPECGGRGRAVAAPAAVAATRPPPLPLLLICAHSRRKVPVANATLFFLWREEGKLKAAAFSWLEEVGWFPCRMLQTLYDYFWWERLWLPVNLTWADLEDKDGRVYAKASDLYITLPLALLFLIIRYFFELYVATPLAGLLNVKEKTRLRAPPNATLEHFYLTSGKQPKQVEVELLSRQSGLSGRQVERWFRRRRNQDRPSLLKKFRESSWRFTYYLIAFVVGMAVTVDKPWFYDLRKVWEGYPIQSIIPSQYWYYMIELSFYWSLLFSIAFDVKRKDFKEQIIHHVATIILLCFSWFANYVRAGTLIMALHDSSDYLLESAKMFNYAGWKNTCNNLFIVFAIVFIITRLVIMPFWILRCTMIYPLELYPAFFGYYFFNAMMAVLQMLHIFWAYLILRMAHKFITGKMIEDERSDREETESSEGEEAAAGAGAKSRLLANGHPILNNNHPKND
- the Cers2 gene encoding ceramide synthase 2 isoform X2, yielding MLQTLYDYFWWERLWLPVNLTWADLEDKDGRVYAKASDLYITLPLALLFLIIRYFFELYVATPLAGLLNVKEKTRLRAPPNATLEHFYLTSGKQPKQVEVELLSRQSGLSGRQVERWFRRRRNQDRPSLLKKFRESSWRFTYYLIAFVVGMAVTVDKPWFYDLRKVWEGYPIQSIIPSQYWYYMIELSFYWSLLFSIAFDVKRKDFKEQIIHHVATIILLCFSWFANYVRAGTLIMALHDSSDYLLESAKMFNYAGWKNTCNNLFIVFAIVFIITRLVIMPFWILRCTMIYPLELYPAFFGYYFFNAMMAVLQMLHIFWAYLILRMAHKFITGKMIEDERSDREETESSEGEEAAAGAGAKSRLLANGHPILNNNHPKND